The window TGTGATTTCAATCACAACCAGCACAAGGAAAAGCGGTGTGGCCATTCGCCGACCATTTTCAATTGTGAAGAACTTTTGACCATCATACTGACTGGAGACAGAGAAAAATCTTTTTACCAGCCGAATGCCCAGGTTTTCAGCAAATTCAGCCTCCTCTTCCTCACCGTCAAAGAAGAGCTTAATGCCTGTGTAAATAAGGAAACCGCCGAAGAGATAAGTAATCCAATGAAACTTTTGAATAAGCGCAACGCCTGCAAAGATGAAGATAGCACGCATCACGATTGCCCCTAATACGCCCCAGAAAAGTATGCGATGCTGATACTTATCTTCGACTCGGAAAAAGCGAAAGACAAGCACAAACACGAAAAGATTGTCAACGGATAGCGACTTTTCAATGAGATAAGCAGTAATAAAATCTATACCTTTGATGCTACCGTAGAAGTGCCATACTGCCCCTGCGAAAGCAAAAGCAAGCAAAACCCAAAGAATAAACCAGCCTAATGCAGCTCGAGGAGTAATACGATGAGCTTCACGGTTCAGAATGCCTAAGTCAAGGGCGAGCACGAAGGTGATAATCGCAAAAAAGGCTGTCCACAGTAGTGGAGAGTCATCGAAAAACATTGTCTGGTTGCTGTATTAAACTGTTGTAATCACTCAGTTAGTGTGTAACCGCCATCTGCTAAGATGGTTTGACCGTGTATCCAGCGTGCGTCGTCGGTGCAAAGAAAAGCGATAATGTCAGCAATATCTTCTGCCGTGCCTAAGCGTCCTAAGGGTGTGCGGCGAATCCATT is drawn from Chloroherpetonaceae bacterium and contains these coding sequences:
- a CDS encoding TerC family protein codes for the protein MFFDDSPLLWTAFFAIITFVLALDLGILNREAHRITPRAALGWFILWVLLAFAFAGAVWHFYGSIKGIDFITAYLIEKSLSVDNLFVFVLVFRFFRVEDKYQHRILFWGVLGAIVMRAIFIFAGVALIQKFHWITYLFGGFLIYTGIKLFFDGEEEEAEFAENLGIRLVKRFFSVSSQYDGQKFFTIENGRRMATPLFLVLVVIEITDLVFAVDSIPAVLAVSPDAFIVFTSNIFAIMGLRSMYFLLANIIDRFSHLKYGLAFILAFVGVKMVLAGINPDWKIPSPVSLAVVASTLAISIAVSLLLSARTTSSAEAPKTPAEAVEEKT